The following proteins come from a genomic window of Coffea arabica cultivar ET-39 chromosome 11c, Coffea Arabica ET-39 HiFi, whole genome shotgun sequence:
- the LOC113716780 gene encoding uncharacterized protein: MEPPPLSAPPIATGAPPAPPQTTTVTSYADSVESSPRSRNTDSWDEPPYGPTATTNTNTTAAHPTSAATAAAKLRLMCSYGGHIVPRPHDKSLCYVGGDTRIILVDRQTTLSDLCLRLSKTLLSGKSFSLKYQLPNEDLDSLISVTTDEDLENMVDEYDRLNSSANPASKTSRLRLFIFSCNLDSETSSSIESLLENSSKSSEWFLNALNWNTTASCKVRGFSETSSINCLLGLDDAAASVENHSAVKDVSDAQLDASLSGKSEGGRSGKGINNNNNNNNLTSNVTNNGNVGQDVHSVPDSPMLETSSSFGSTSSSPSMANLPPIKVHSEEGINQKGMVGLGIEEQFSQLNVGVGLNNVQKQEEGGFVPPAVAAPGTVLSGLPVMVGGEYPNRVISDDERSEQGVPVGFRKAPQVQQYQQQVPQSQPQPQTTQFQQSKPIGVVDLPSPDSVSSDGSVTNPLSRQKPMMHHEPMVQIQPGNGRNPCNQIDLRAGDLNGRVPMPQHLQDSGYVLQSQFDQYQQLHQQQQFVPASNQYIHHHPGAVPMYYYSIYPPQQLGHTPGLEHQYPLHFMPSRQPQAYNLPLQQPSYGEPTPSAPSSRPQTPPAAMVPPTAFNPASNATTASKPEMTAGVYRTPAPAAPHMVQVPSSQTPQYAGYSQIHHPSQSIAPSSAATGNYSYEFADPTHAQIYYTQPLAPQLASAQYQTMTSAAQVKLPEASAQLPTESIKQQVRTTQL, translated from the exons TCGCCACCGGAGCACCACCAGCTCCTCCACAAACAACCACCGTCACTAGCTACGCCGATTCAGTTGAGTCCTCTCCTCGCTCCCGAAACACGGACTCCTGGGATGAACCCCCATATGGCCCCACAGCCACTACGAACACCAACACCACTGCCGCTCATCCCACATCCGCCGCAACCGCCGCCGCAAAGCTCCGGCTCATGTGTAGCTACGGCGGACACATAGTTCCCCGCCCACACGACAAGTCGCTCTGCTATGTCGGCGGCGATACGCGAATCATCCTCGTCGACAGGCAAACCACCCTCTCCGACCTCTGCCTCCGCCTGTCTAAAACCCTCCTCTCCGGGAAATCATTTTCGCTCAAGTACCAACTCCCAAATGAAGACCTCGACTCCCTCATCTCCGTCACAACCGATGAAGACCTCGAGAACATGGTGGATGAATACGACCGCCTCAATTCTTCCGCCAATCCGGCTTCCAAAACCTCCCGTCTTCGTCTGTTCATATTTTCGTGCAATTTAGACTCAGAAACGTCGTCCTCCATTGAATCCCTACTGGAAAATAGTTCGAAATCGAGCGAGTGGTTTTTGAATGCTCTAAATTGGAATACCACCGCATCGTGTAAAGTACGCGGATTCTCCGAAACATCGTCGATTAATTGTTTGCTGGGTTTGGATGATGCCGCTGCAAGCGTGGAAAATCATTCAGCTGTCAAAGATGTAAGTGACGCCCAGCTGGATGCATCGTTGAGTGGGAAAAGTGAAGGTGGGAGAAGTGGAAAaggaattaataataataataataacaataatttaacCAGTAATGTTACTAATAATGGTAATGTTGGGCAAGATGTGCACTCGGTGCCGGATTCTCCGATGCTGGAAACGTCGTCGTCTTTTGGGTCGACGTCGTCGTCGCCGTCGATGGCGAATTTGCCGCCGATAAAGGTTCACTCGGAGGAGGGGATTAATCAAAAAGGGATGGTGGGGTTGGGAATTGAGGAGCAGTTTTCTCAATTGAATGTTGGGGTTGGGTTGAATAATGTTCAGAAGCAGGAGGAAGGGGGTTTTGTGCCGCCGGCGGTGGCTGCGCCGGGAACGGTGCTTTCCGGATTGCCGGTAATGGTTGGTGGGGAGTATCCCAACAGGGTTATTTCGGACGATGAGAGATCGGAGCAGGGCGTGCCTGTTGGGTTCAGAAAGGCACCTCAGGTACAACAATACCAGCAGCAAGTACCTCAGTCACAGCCGCAGCCGCAGACTACCCAGTTTCAACAGAGTAAACCAATTGGTGTTGTTGATTTGCCTTCACCGGATTCAGTCTCAAG TGATGGTAGCGTTACAAATCCATTGTCTCGGCAGAAGCCAATGATGCATCATGAACCGATGGTACAAATTCAACCTGGAAATGGTAGAAATCCATGTAATCAGATTGATCTTAGAGCTGGTGATTTGAATGGCAGAGTTCCGATGCCACAGCATTTACAGGACTCTGGTTATGTATTGCAAAGTCAATTTGATCAATATCAACAATTGCATCAACAGCAGCAATTTGTTCCTGCCAGTAATCAATACATTCACCATCATCCTGGGGCAGTGCCAATGTATTATTACTCCATTTACCCTCCTCAGCAGTTAGGTCATACTCCTGGATTGGAGCATCAGTACCCATTACATTTCATGCCTTCTAGACAACCCCAAGCTTATAATTTGCCTCTGCAGCAACCAAGCTACGGTGAGCCTACACCTAGCGCCCCTTCTAGCCGACCCCAAACACCTCCTGCTGCTATGGTGCCTCCAACTGCTTTCAACCCTGCTTCAAATGCTACTACTGCTTCTAAACCTGAAATGACTGCAGGTGTGTACAGAACACCTGCTCCTGCTGCACCACATATGGTACAGGTCCCTTCCAGCCAAACTCCACAATATGCTGGCTATTCTCAGATTCATCATCCTTCACAATCAATTGCACCTTCTTCAGCTGCCACTGGCAATTATTCTTATGAATTTGCTGATCCTACGCATGCACAAATATATTATACTCAGCCTCTGGCTCCCCAGCTGGCTTCTGCCCAGTATCAAACGATGACATCAGCCGCTCAAGTGAAGTTGCCTGAAGCTTCTGCGCAGCTACCCACAGAGAGCATCAAACAACAAGTTAGAACAACTCAGCTGTGA
- the LOC113716466 gene encoding elongator complex protein 2-like isoform X2 translates to MMSQKDAVFASTSSDGTVNVWELVFPCTSEGDCKLSCVETLSIGSKSMVALSLAELPGNSGHLALAMGGLDNKIHLYCGQRTGKFVPACQLKGHTDWIRSLDFSLPILGIGETFILLVTSSQDKGIRIWKIAFRDSLDTKKEEISLASYIKGPMFVAGSSSYQVSMESLLIGHDDWVYSVEWQPPSIINGNECYQPQSLLSASMDKTMMIWKPEKTTGIWINVVTVGELSHCALGFYGGHWSPKADSILAHGYGGSFHLWKDVGVASDDWKPQKVPSGHFAAVSDIAWARQGEYILSGSHDQTSRIYAPWPKKSCLENEDNWHEIARPQVHGHDINCVTIIQGKGNHRFVSGAEEKVARVFEAPLSFLRTLSHATSGDSSLLDDLQAEVQILGANMSALGLSQKPIYSQVSPETTNRSNTDGLDTLETVPEAVPVEFTEPPIEEQLAWNTLWPESHKLYGHGNELYSLCCDHSGKLVASSCKAQSASVAEVWLCQVGSWKSVGRLHSHSLTVTQMEFSHDDKYLLVVSRDRHFSVFSIKDAGADEINHELMVRQEAHKRIIWACSWNPFGHEFATGSRDKTVKIWAVENASTIKQLMTLPSFKSSVTALSWVGLGRQSNHGFLAVGMESGLIELWSLSCERSDNGNLMVPNATCVVQFDPFLCHASPVSRLTWRPSEKIPDSKVIQLASCGADHCVRVFNIDFL, encoded by the exons ATGATGTCACAGAAAGATGCAGTATTTGCATCGACCTCCTCAGATGGCACTGTGAATGTCTGGGAGTTGGTGTTTCCATGCACTAGTGAAG GTGACTGTAAATTATCATGTGTGGAAACCCTTTCTATTGGTTCAAAGTCTATGGTTGCCCTTTCACTAGCAGAGTTGCCTGGAAATTCTGGACATCTAGCTTTGGCTATGGGGGGGTTGGATAACAAGATTCATCTGTATTGTGGTCAGAGGACTGGAAAA TTTGTTCCTGCCTGCCAGTTGAAAGGACATACTGACTGGATACGGAGTTTGGATTTCTCCTTACCTATACTTGGAATTGGTGAAACGTTTATTTTACTTGTAACTTCGTCTCAAGACAAAGGTATTCGCATATGGAAGATAGCTTTCCGTGATTCCTTGGATACTAAGAAAGAAGAAATCAGCTTGGCTTCCTACATCAAAGGTCCAATGTTTGTGGCTGGGTCAAGCTCGTATCAGGTTTCTATGGAATCTCTGCTCATTGGCCATGACGATTGGGTGTACTCCGTGGAATGGCAGCCCCCATCCATCATCAATGGCAATGAATGTTATCAACCTCAAAGCTTACTATCGGCATCCATGGATAAGACAATGATGATCTGGAAACCTGAAAAGACTACTGGTATCTGGATCAATGTGGTAACTGTTGGGGAACTAAGTCATTGTGCCTTAGGATTTTATGGAGGGCATTGGAGCCCAAAAGCAGATTCAATTTTGGCTCATGGATATGGTGGATCTTTCCATCTATGGAAAGATGTTGGTGTTGCTTCTGATGATTGGAAGCCTCAGAAAGTTCCCTCTGGACATTTTGCTGCAGTGTCTGACATTGCATGGGCTAGACAGGGGGAGTACATATTGTCTGGAAGTCATGATCAG ACGAGTAGAATATATGCACCTTGGCCTAAAAAATCTTGTTTAGAAAATGAAGACAATTGGCATGAAATTGCGCGGCCTCAAGTTCATGGCCATGATATAAACTGTGTTACCATTATCCAAGGAAAAGGGAACCATCGCTTTGTAAGTGGGGCTGAGGAGAAGGTTGCTAGAGTTTTTGAAGCACCACTGTcctttttaagaactttaaGTCATGCAACCTCGGGAGACTCCAGTTTGCTTGATGATCTTCAAGCTGAAGTGCAGATTTTGGGTGCAAATATGTCTGCtttggggctgtcacagaaacCCATTTACAGTCAAG TTTCACCCGAGACAACCAACAGAAGTAATACTGATGGTCTAGATACACTAGAAACTGTCCCAGAAGCTGTTCCAGTTGAATTTACAGAACCACCTATTGAAGAACAGCTAGCGTGGAACACACTATGGCCAGAGTCCCACAAGCTATATGGTCACGGGAATGAATTATACTCTTTGTGTTGTGATCACAGTGGAAAACTTGTTGCTTCATCTTGCAAg GCTCAATCAGCATCAGTGGCAGAAGTGTGGCTTTGTCAAGTTGGTTCTTGGAAGTCTGTTGGCCGGTTGCATTCTCACAGTTTAACAGTGACACAAATGGAGTTCTCTCATGATGACAAATATCTTTTGGTAGTCTCTAGGGATCGCCACTTCTCTGTTTTCTCAATCAAAGATGCTG GAGCAGATGAAATTAATCATGAGCTGATGGTGAGGCAGGAGGCGCACAAAAGAATAATATGGGCATGTTCATGGAACCCGTTTGGTCATGAATTTGCCACAGGTTCTAGGGATAAGACCGTCAAGATCTGGGCAGTGGAGAATGCATCTACCATTAAGCAGCTTATGACGCTGCCATCTTTCAAGAGCAGTGTCACTGCACTATCCTGGGTAGGCCTTGGTCGCCAGAGCAATCATGGATTTCTTGCTGTAGGAATGGAAAGCGGACTGATCGAATTGTGGAGTCTTTCCTGTGAAAGGTCTGACAATGGGAATTTAATGGTGCCAAATGCAACTTGTGTTGTTCAGTTTGATCCTTTCTTGTGCCATGCTTCCCCGGTTAGCCGGTTAACATGGAGACCTTctgaaaaaattccagattctaaGGTCATTCAGCTTGCATCTTGTGGAGCTGACCACTGTGTAAGAGTGTTCAATATAGATTTTCTTTAG
- the LOC113716466 gene encoding elongator complex protein 2-like isoform X1: MGSKSDGMQQVKVERVFIGAGCNRIVNNVSWGACDLVAFGSQNAVAILCPKIAQILTTLPGHKASVNCTYWLPNAKFAYKAVEMERHYLLSGDADGVIILWEYTILDKKWRHVLQVPQPHIKGVTCISGIMMSQKDAVFASTSSDGTVNVWELVFPCTSEGDCKLSCVETLSIGSKSMVALSLAELPGNSGHLALAMGGLDNKIHLYCGQRTGKFVPACQLKGHTDWIRSLDFSLPILGIGETFILLVTSSQDKGIRIWKIAFRDSLDTKKEEISLASYIKGPMFVAGSSSYQVSMESLLIGHDDWVYSVEWQPPSIINGNECYQPQSLLSASMDKTMMIWKPEKTTGIWINVVTVGELSHCALGFYGGHWSPKADSILAHGYGGSFHLWKDVGVASDDWKPQKVPSGHFAAVSDIAWARQGEYILSGSHDQTSRIYAPWPKKSCLENEDNWHEIARPQVHGHDINCVTIIQGKGNHRFVSGAEEKVARVFEAPLSFLRTLSHATSGDSSLLDDLQAEVQILGANMSALGLSQKPIYSQVSPETTNRSNTDGLDTLETVPEAVPVEFTEPPIEEQLAWNTLWPESHKLYGHGNELYSLCCDHSGKLVASSCKAQSASVAEVWLCQVGSWKSVGRLHSHSLTVTQMEFSHDDKYLLVVSRDRHFSVFSIKDAGADEINHELMVRQEAHKRIIWACSWNPFGHEFATGSRDKTVKIWAVENASTIKQLMTLPSFKSSVTALSWVGLGRQSNHGFLAVGMESGLIELWSLSCERSDNGNLMVPNATCVVQFDPFLCHASPVSRLTWRPSEKIPDSKVIQLASCGADHCVRVFNIDFL, translated from the exons atgGGATCAAAGAGTGATGGGATGCAGCAAGTAAAAGTGGAGAGAGTATTCATTGGAGCAGGTTGTAACAGAATAGTTAACAACGTTTCATGGGGTGCCTGTGATTTAGTTGCTTTCGGTTCTCAAAACGCTGTTGCCATCTTATGCCCCAAG ATTGCCCAGATTTTAACTACACTTCCTGGTCACAAGGCATCAGTCAACTGCACTTACTGGCTTCCCAATGCAAAGTTTGCTTATAAAG CTGTGGAGATGGAAAGACACTATCTGCTATCTGGAGATGCTGATGGTGTCATTATTTTGTGGGAGTATACTATTTTGGATAAGAAG TGGAGGCATGTGTTACAAGTACCACAACCACATATAAAAGGTGTTACATGTATCAGTGGGATCATGATGTCACAGAAAGATGCAGTATTTGCATCGACCTCCTCAGATGGCACTGTGAATGTCTGGGAGTTGGTGTTTCCATGCACTAGTGAAG GTGACTGTAAATTATCATGTGTGGAAACCCTTTCTATTGGTTCAAAGTCTATGGTTGCCCTTTCACTAGCAGAGTTGCCTGGAAATTCTGGACATCTAGCTTTGGCTATGGGGGGGTTGGATAACAAGATTCATCTGTATTGTGGTCAGAGGACTGGAAAA TTTGTTCCTGCCTGCCAGTTGAAAGGACATACTGACTGGATACGGAGTTTGGATTTCTCCTTACCTATACTTGGAATTGGTGAAACGTTTATTTTACTTGTAACTTCGTCTCAAGACAAAGGTATTCGCATATGGAAGATAGCTTTCCGTGATTCCTTGGATACTAAGAAAGAAGAAATCAGCTTGGCTTCCTACATCAAAGGTCCAATGTTTGTGGCTGGGTCAAGCTCGTATCAGGTTTCTATGGAATCTCTGCTCATTGGCCATGACGATTGGGTGTACTCCGTGGAATGGCAGCCCCCATCCATCATCAATGGCAATGAATGTTATCAACCTCAAAGCTTACTATCGGCATCCATGGATAAGACAATGATGATCTGGAAACCTGAAAAGACTACTGGTATCTGGATCAATGTGGTAACTGTTGGGGAACTAAGTCATTGTGCCTTAGGATTTTATGGAGGGCATTGGAGCCCAAAAGCAGATTCAATTTTGGCTCATGGATATGGTGGATCTTTCCATCTATGGAAAGATGTTGGTGTTGCTTCTGATGATTGGAAGCCTCAGAAAGTTCCCTCTGGACATTTTGCTGCAGTGTCTGACATTGCATGGGCTAGACAGGGGGAGTACATATTGTCTGGAAGTCATGATCAG ACGAGTAGAATATATGCACCTTGGCCTAAAAAATCTTGTTTAGAAAATGAAGACAATTGGCATGAAATTGCGCGGCCTCAAGTTCATGGCCATGATATAAACTGTGTTACCATTATCCAAGGAAAAGGGAACCATCGCTTTGTAAGTGGGGCTGAGGAGAAGGTTGCTAGAGTTTTTGAAGCACCACTGTcctttttaagaactttaaGTCATGCAACCTCGGGAGACTCCAGTTTGCTTGATGATCTTCAAGCTGAAGTGCAGATTTTGGGTGCAAATATGTCTGCtttggggctgtcacagaaacCCATTTACAGTCAAG TTTCACCCGAGACAACCAACAGAAGTAATACTGATGGTCTAGATACACTAGAAACTGTCCCAGAAGCTGTTCCAGTTGAATTTACAGAACCACCTATTGAAGAACAGCTAGCGTGGAACACACTATGGCCAGAGTCCCACAAGCTATATGGTCACGGGAATGAATTATACTCTTTGTGTTGTGATCACAGTGGAAAACTTGTTGCTTCATCTTGCAAg GCTCAATCAGCATCAGTGGCAGAAGTGTGGCTTTGTCAAGTTGGTTCTTGGAAGTCTGTTGGCCGGTTGCATTCTCACAGTTTAACAGTGACACAAATGGAGTTCTCTCATGATGACAAATATCTTTTGGTAGTCTCTAGGGATCGCCACTTCTCTGTTTTCTCAATCAAAGATGCTG GAGCAGATGAAATTAATCATGAGCTGATGGTGAGGCAGGAGGCGCACAAAAGAATAATATGGGCATGTTCATGGAACCCGTTTGGTCATGAATTTGCCACAGGTTCTAGGGATAAGACCGTCAAGATCTGGGCAGTGGAGAATGCATCTACCATTAAGCAGCTTATGACGCTGCCATCTTTCAAGAGCAGTGTCACTGCACTATCCTGGGTAGGCCTTGGTCGCCAGAGCAATCATGGATTTCTTGCTGTAGGAATGGAAAGCGGACTGATCGAATTGTGGAGTCTTTCCTGTGAAAGGTCTGACAATGGGAATTTAATGGTGCCAAATGCAACTTGTGTTGTTCAGTTTGATCCTTTCTTGTGCCATGCTTCCCCGGTTAGCCGGTTAACATGGAGACCTTctgaaaaaattccagattctaaGGTCATTCAGCTTGCATCTTGTGGAGCTGACCACTGTGTAAGAGTGTTCAATATAGATTTTCTTTAG